A single region of the Plasmodium malariae genome assembly, chromosome: 7 genome encodes:
- the PmUG01_07010900 gene encoding STP1 protein, producing MDLGLHGFGYSSVQYILNPIFRSIGKHIKNITSSLRVEKNKREFRKNCLDLADYIIEKNHAPEYLDQSKWDLALKNWYQIRYKDLTRHGERPMIIEQNERNLLELSYDVKDFHEKKIRDLRRLKPFLIENNTYSCNNDQSCMQIFNEYNIWINDRKNYFEEKRQLIQKNSSSVQRKLKFSIPINNLLNPEIYSELSETLPSVSVPLEEDGKEIRGEGKGECISLRVRGNASENQSTLQEKASTSGASSLQTSETISAGELPGSAVDSSIHEDEKSMFPKNSEQTSSMTESDPVEQRPTTRGLGGTTGHITTIPSVEALNPDSSSLFITPSKRLDTEGNQYNAHISYILTSFLVIIVFSFFIKYVLIGMFKKKKKIKRREVKFLRILVPSYYNRSKFLRHNHLEHPINEDEEIIKKIKIQEHNMNKNENVSYGKKDRSITIIEVHMEILEECRNKEWEYNKGEFLAICQEVLTKKENRTYTNLKDDEVVMDNIKSTNEIEKQKSLWNKWVERHKMFLEKLRKKDWFNNLKNDWKEERSYIKNSEKLRKYLSNENKKDPFLERKKDIWRRWVSRKGTIVEKYLEEDLFEKLREEIYNMIDTYENEGRKDDILFMNKELENKENYEELYKYFKTKLLEKLCTLVFMMVLEECKKEEYIENKESHFDNSINEWMTEVNSDIKPEIEKNLADVNGDVLGNIKNNKNYDYEGEDCFREELKEWIRENDAYINSLDSDNNIDECYQVVE from the exons ATGGATTTG GGTTTGCACGGATTTGGTTACTCGTCAgtgcaatatattttaaatccCATATTTAGAAGCATAggaaaacatattaaaaatataacttctTCCTTAAGAgttgagaaaaataaaagagaatttagaaaaaattgcTTAGATCTGGCTGATTATATAATTGAGAAAAACCACGCACCCGAATATCTTGATCAATCTAAATGGGACCTAGCACTAAAGAATTGGTATCAAATTCGATATAAAGATCTAACTAGACATGGGGAACGCCCTATGATTATAGAGCAGAATGAGAGAAATCTTTTAGAATTAAGTTATGACGTAAAAGATtttcatgaaaaaaaaattagagacCTCAGGCGATTAAAACCATTCCTCATcgaaaataatacatatagtTGTAATAATGATCAGAGCTGTATGCAAATATTTAacgaatataatatttggaTTAATGAcaggaaaaattattttgaggAAAAGAGACAActcattcaaaaaaattcctCATCTGTACAAAGGAAATTGAAATTTTCAATACCAATTAATAACTTGCTGAATCCTGAGATATATAGTGAACTTTCTGAAACTTTACCTTCAGTTTCAGTTCCACTTGAAGAAGATGGAAAAGAGATAAGAGGAGAAGGAAAAGGAGAATGCATATCCTTAAGAGTAAGAGGAAATGCGTCTGAAAATCAAAGTACACTACAAGAAAAAGCTTCAACTTCAGGGGCATCATCACTTCAAACATCTGAAACTATAAGTGCAGGAGAATTACCTGGATCAGCTGTAGATTCCTCAATCCATGAAGATGAAAAATCAATGTTTCCTAAAAATTCTGAACAAACTTCTTCAATGACTGAATCTGATCCTGTAGAACAACGTCCAACTACTCGTGGATTAGGAGGAACTACTGGTCATATAACTACTATACCATCTGTTGAAGCATTAAATCCTGATTCAAGTTCTCTTTTTATTACACCCTCTAAAAGACTAG ATACAGAAGGAAATCAATATAACGCCCACATATCGTATATTTTAACAAGCTTTCTAGTTATTATagtattttccttttttattaaa TATGTTTTAATAggtatgtttaaaaaaaagaaaaagataaaaagaagagaagTTAAATTTCTGAGAATATTAGTACCTTCCTATTATAACAgaagtaaatttttaagaCATAATCATTTGGAACACCCAATAAATGAAGATGAAgaaatcattaaaaaaataaaaatacaagaacataatatgaacaaaaatgaaaatgtatcATACGGAAAAAAGGACAGATCTATAACTATTATAGAAGTACATATGGAAATACTGGAAGAATGCAGAAATAAAGAATGGGAATATAACAAAGGAGAATTTTTAGCAATATGCCAAGaagtattaacaaaaaaagaaaatagaaCCTACACTAACTTAAAAGATGATGAAGTAGTAATggataatattaaaagtaccaatgaaattgaaaaacaaaaaagtcTATGGAATAAATGGGTGGAAAGACATAAAATGTTTTTGGAAAAATTGAGAAAAAAGGATTGGTTTAACAATCTGAAAAATGATTGGAAAGAAGAAAGatcatacataaaaaatagtgaaaaattaagaaaatatctttcaaatgaaaataaaaaagatccatttttagaaagaaaaaaagatatatggaGACGTTGGGTATCAAGGAAGGGTACTAttgtagaaaaatatttggaAGAGGACTTGTTTGAAAAATTGAGAgaggaaatatataatatgatagATACATATGAAAATGAAGGAAGAAAGgatgatatattatttatgaataaagaattggaaaacaaagaaaattatgaagaattatataaatattttaaaacaaaattactAGAAAAACTGTGTACACTAGTATTTATGATGGTATTAGAAGAATGTAAAAAGGAAGagtatatagaaaataaggAATCGCATTTCGATAATTCCATAAATGAATGGATGACAGAAGTAAATTCAGATATTAAACCAGAAATTGAGAAAAACTTAGCTGATGTTAACGGAGATGTTTTagggaatataaaaaataataaaaattatgattatgAGGGAGAAGACTGTTTCAGAGAAGAATTGAAAGAATGGATAAGAGAAAATGATGCATACATAAATTCCTTAGATAGTGATAATAACATAGACGAATGCTATCAAGTGGTAGAATAA